The following is a genomic window from Vibrio sinaloensis.
ACCCTGTCTCAACTGAGCCAAGATTACGACGCCGTGTGTCTTGCGGTCGGCGCGTCACTCGCGGTTGAGATGAACTATCCAGGCAGCGATTTATTGGGCTGTTACTTAGGTGTCGACTACCTTAAAGATTATGTCACCGAGCAAAGCTACACCACAGGGCAACAAGTCGCAGTCATCGGCGGCGGCAATACCGCGATAGATTGCGCACGCACGGCGAGGCGCACTGGCGCAGAGACGACCATCATCTATCGCCGAACCCGCGAGGAGATGCCCGCCGAAGATTACGAAATTGAAGAAGCCGAGCAAGAAGGCGTCCAATTTCTGTTCTTAACCAACCCGGTTGAGAATCTCAGCAATCAACAGGGGCAAGTTAAGGCAATTAAACTGGAAAGAATGGCCCTTGGTGAGCCGGACGAATCTGGCCGTCGCCGCCCGCAAGCCACTGGCGAATTTTTTACCCAAGCGTTTGATACTGTGATTGCCGCGGTATCGCAAAAGCCGGATCTCAGTTTTCTCGATGATGACTCGCTTGAACTGCCACTCACTCGTTGGAATACGGCGCAAACTGACGATGTTACGATGCATAGCGGGGTCGGTAACATATTTAGCATCGGTGATTTCCGTCGTGGCCCGGCGACCGCCGTTGAAGCTGTGGGTGACGGCCGCCTAGCCGCGAAAGCGATCGATCTCTATTTACACGGCGATATGGCGATGATGCCACGGCCTGAGTTCAATGCTCGTAAAGAGCAACAGCTCTCACATATCGATCCAATCCATTTTGCCCAACTAGAAAAAGTGACGCGGGCGATAATGCCGGAGCTCACTCCAGAGCAAAGGGCGCAAAGCTTTAATGAGGTCGAGCTTGGGTTCGACAACAACGATGCGATCCGTGAAGCATTGCGCTGCTTGGAGTGTGGTTGTCAAGCCAATACCCAATGTAACTTGCGTGATTACTCAACCCAATATGGTGCGCAGCAATGCTTTGAAGACAATCTCGAAGTGAAATCCGCGCAAGACTGGCAAGCTTTGCGTGCTAAAGAAACGCGGCACAAATTTAGTGTTGATCGCAGCGCCGAGTTTATTGAGTTCGATGCCAACCGCTGTATCAGTTGTGGTCAATGTATTGATGCATGCAGCGAGCAAGCGGTGCATGGCATCCTCAATTTCGTCAATGACCAACAGGGCCGCCCTGCGTTAAGACCCGACGATCGACCTCACTTTGGCTCGATGCGCCATGGGCGAATGATGATGGGCGATTCAAACTGTGTGCAATGCGGCGCCTGCGTGCAAGCTTGCCCCACCGGCGCTATGGTCGATAAGCGCCATCGCGCTCAAGGCAGAACCGATCCGCTCACCCAAGTCGACACCATTTGTACCTATTGCGGTGTGGGCTGCAAACTGACCATGCACGTCAACCCAGCGCAAAACAAAATTGAGTACATTACTGGCGCTCAATCCCCTGTCAACCAACAAATGCTGTGCGTTAAGGGCCGTTTTGGTTTCGACTTTATCGCCGATAGTAGCCGCCTAACCACACCACTTATCCGCAAAGATGGCTGGCTACAACCGGCCAGTTGGCCCGAGGCCATCAGTCTTATCGCTAGCAAGTTGAGTAGTTTGAAACAAGATTTTGGCGGCAATGCGCTGGCGGGTTTTTCTTCAGCCAAGACCACCAATGAAGATAACTATGTATTTCAGAAATTCATTCGCCGTGAGCTTGGCACCAATAACATCGACCACTGTGCGCGCCTTTGTCACGCCTCAAGTGTCACCGGGTTAGAAGCATCACTCGGTAGCGGTGCGATGACCAATGACATCCCAAGCATTAAACACTCTGACGTCATTTTTATCATCGGCTCCGATACCACCTCAGCGCACCCGATCATCGCCTCGCACATTAAGCAAGCCATTCGTCATCATGGGGCGCGTCTGATTGTGGCCGATCCCAAACGCATCGACATGGCCGATCATGCTGAGCTCTATTTGGCACACCGCCCGGGCACCGATGTAATGCTCCTCAATGGGGTTATGCAGCAGATCATCAAGAACGGTTGGTACGATCACGAGTTCATCGAAGAGCGTGTTGATGGCTTTGATACCTTGTTGCAAGAGGTGATGTCACCCGCCTACGCCCCCGATAAAGTAGAGCTAGTGACTGGCGTCAGCGCCGATGACATCTTTGCTATGGCAAGAATGATAGGCACCGCCAAACGCACTGCGGTCTACTACTCGATGGGCATCACCCAACACACCACAGGTCACGATAACGTGCGTTCCATTGCCAACTTACAGCTGCTGTGCGGCAATATCGGTATCGAAGGAGGTGGAATCAACCCGTTACGCGGCCAATCTAATGTTCAAGGCGCGTGCGATATGGGCGCACTTCCGAATAGCTATCCCGGCTATCAAAAAGTTTACAACCCCATGGTGAGACAAAAGTTTGCCATGGAGTGGAATGCGCCCGATCTTTCGCCCGAGCAAGGCTTAACCCTAACCGAGATCATCGATGCTGCATGCCAGCGCCAAGTGCGCGGCCTCTATATCATGGGCGAAAATCCAGTACTGAGCGACCCCAATCAAGCTCATGTCATTGATGCACTAGAAACACTCGACTTTCTGGTGGTGCAAGACATCTTCTTGACCGAAACTGCGCAATACGCGGATGTGGTGCTGCCATCGTGCTCGTTTGCCGAAAAGTCAGGGCATTTCACCAACACCGAACGGCGGGTACAACGGATAAATCCTGCGGTGAAACCGCCCGGCGAAGCGAAACAGGACTGGTGGATCATTCAACAAGTTGCCAATGCTATGGGCGGTGACTGGCGGTATAAAACTGTGTCTGACATTACTAGCG
Proteins encoded in this region:
- the fdhF gene encoding formate dehydrogenase subunit alpha; translation: MIEIVVDGKYRIVDPDTSLLDAARICGIEIPSLCGLNKSGQKIPCDLCVVEVEGAEIQRACELKVRRGLNVTTQSPTLDQRRREALNRIMRDHYADCEAPCKTACPAGVDIQSYLYYIGQNDHQKAIEIIKQTLPMPLSIGRVCPAFCESECRRALVDEPIAIRQLKRHAADADLAAAEAYVPTKKPAKHRSIAVVGSGPGGLTAGYYLSNEGYDVTVFESMPKAGGWLRYGIPEYRLPKTILDQEIALMCRNGMTIKTEHKLGREFTLSQLSQDYDAVCLAVGASLAVEMNYPGSDLLGCYLGVDYLKDYVTEQSYTTGQQVAVIGGGNTAIDCARTARRTGAETTIIYRRTREEMPAEDYEIEEAEQEGVQFLFLTNPVENLSNQQGQVKAIKLERMALGEPDESGRRRPQATGEFFTQAFDTVIAAVSQKPDLSFLDDDSLELPLTRWNTAQTDDVTMHSGVGNIFSIGDFRRGPATAVEAVGDGRLAAKAIDLYLHGDMAMMPRPEFNARKEQQLSHIDPIHFAQLEKVTRAIMPELTPEQRAQSFNEVELGFDNNDAIREALRCLECGCQANTQCNLRDYSTQYGAQQCFEDNLEVKSAQDWQALRAKETRHKFSVDRSAEFIEFDANRCISCGQCIDACSEQAVHGILNFVNDQQGRPALRPDDRPHFGSMRHGRMMMGDSNCVQCGACVQACPTGAMVDKRHRAQGRTDPLTQVDTICTYCGVGCKLTMHVNPAQNKIEYITGAQSPVNQQMLCVKGRFGFDFIADSSRLTTPLIRKDGWLQPASWPEAISLIASKLSSLKQDFGGNALAGFSSAKTTNEDNYVFQKFIRRELGTNNIDHCARLCHASSVTGLEASLGSGAMTNDIPSIKHSDVIFIIGSDTTSAHPIIASHIKQAIRHHGARLIVADPKRIDMADHAELYLAHRPGTDVMLLNGVMQQIIKNGWYDHEFIEERVDGFDTLLQEVMSPAYAPDKVELVTGVSADDIFAMARMIGTAKRTAVYYSMGITQHTTGHDNVRSIANLQLLCGNIGIEGGGINPLRGQSNVQGACDMGALPNSYPGYQKVYNPMVRQKFAMEWNAPDLSPEQGLTLTEIIDAACQRQVRGLYIMGENPVLSDPNQAHVIDALETLDFLVVQDIFLTETAQYADVVLPSCSFAEKSGHFTNTERRVQRINPAVKPPGEAKQDWWIIQQVANAMGGDWRYKTVSDITSEIARVTPQYAGLRWDAIPPDGVQWPSNKNNPNGTRIMHQTQFTRGKGQMVGIPFRYAAELPDEEYPLVLTTGRVLEQFHTGTMTRKTKGLDNLAGPRAMISVQDAEALGISNGQRLKVSTRRGEIEIDAFVTKRIQQGVIFIPFHFVESPVNRLTSTATDPHAKIPEFKVAAVRVEIATPPPTQS